The following proteins come from a genomic window of Salvia hispanica cultivar TCC Black 2014 chromosome 4, UniMelb_Shisp_WGS_1.0, whole genome shotgun sequence:
- the LOC125222446 gene encoding uncharacterized WD repeat-containing protein C2A9.03-like translates to MSNQQGNEAEEMEEEYEMEDADDDMDDEFHAGDAGGSDSDMDEYEYLNNRMQDTTAAQARKGRDIQGIPWERLHVTREKYRQTRLEQYKNYENIPKSGEGSEKDCKSTEKGGPYYVFRRNSRSAKSTILHFQLRNLVWATSKHDVYFLSHFSIMHWSSLSCTKSEVLNVSGHVAPCEKHPGSLLEGFTQTQVSTVAVKDKLLVAGGFQGELICKNLDRPGVSYCTRTTYEDNAITNAVEIYTSSSGAVHFVASNNDNGVRDFDMEKFQPSNHFRFTWPVNHTSLSPDGKLLAIVGDDPAGMLVDSRTGKAIASFQGHLDYSFASAWHPGGLTFATGNQDKTCRVWDIRNLSASVTALKGNLGAIRSIRYTSDGRFMAMAEPADFVHVFDVNSGYEKEQEIDFFGEISGMSFSPDTESLFIGVWDRTYGSLLEFGRQREYSYLDTIV, encoded by the exons ATGTCCAATCAACAAGGAAACGAAGCTGAAGAAATGGAAGAGGAATATGAGATGGAAGATGCAGATGACGATATGGATGATGAGTTCCACGCAGGAGATGCTGGTGGCTCAGATTCTGATATGGACGAATATGAATACTTG AATAATAGAATGCAAGACACAACTGCGGCTCAAGCTAGAAAGGGTAGAGATATCCAAGGGATTCCCTGGGAGCGGCTGCACGTGACAAGAGAGAAATATAGGCAGACTAGACTAGAACAATATAAGAATTACGAAAACATTCCTAAATCTGGAGAGGGATCAGAAAAG GATTGCAAATCTACTGAAAAAGGAGGCCCGTACTATGTGTTCAGACGAAATTCAAGATCTGCAAAATCTACCATTTTACATTTTCAG CTGAGAAATTTGGTATGGGCTACATCCAAACATGATGTCTACTTCCTGTCTCATTTCTCTATCATGCATTGGTCATCATTATCATGCACCAAATCTGAAGTTCTTAATGTATCAGGACATGTAGCACCTTGTGAG AAACACCCTGGGAGCTTGTTGGAAGGATTTACCCAGACTCAGGTCAGCACGGTAGCAGTGAAAGATAAGTTGCTAGTTGCTGGAGGGTTTCAGGGAGAACTTATCTGCAAG AATCTGGATAGGCCTGGAGTTTCCTACTGTACTCGGACCACTTATGAAGATAATGCCATCACTAATGCGGTTGAGATATATACATCTAGCAG TGGGGCAGTGCATTTTGTGGCTTCGAATAATGACAATGGAGTTAGAGACTTTGATATGGAGAAATTTCAACCATCTAACCATTTTCGATTTACATGGCCAGTCAAT CATACTTCCCTAAGTCCCGATGGTAAGCTTCTTGCTATTGTTGGTGATGACCCGGCGGGTATGTTAGTGGATTCCAGGACTGGAAAG GCAATTGCATCTTTTCAGGGTCACTTGGACTACTCCTTTGCATCAGCTTGGCACCCTGGTGGATTGACCTTTGCTACCGGGAACCAGGACAAAACCTGCCGAGTTTGGGATATCCGGAATCTTTCAGCATCAGTCACTGCCTTGAAGGGAAACCTTGGAGCCATTCGTTCAATCCGCTATACATCAGATGGCAGATTCATGGCTATGGCCGAACCTGCAGATTTCGTCCATGTATTTGATGTCAATAGTGGGTATGAGAAGGAGCAGGAAATCGATTTCTTTGGCGAGATATCCGGTATGTCGTTTAGTCCTGATACAGAATCCCTCTTCATTGGAGTGTGGGACCGTACATATGGTAGCCTTCTTGAGTTTGgcagacagagggagtactcaTACCTCGACACTATTGTCTGA
- the LOC125185342 gene encoding GPI-anchored protein LLG1-like has protein sequence MLNSAHTKLYFILLLCLSLSASLCASTFISDAVFGSSVLGERRLLQAKKSCPVNFEFQNYTIITSKCKGPKYPPSLCCSALKEFACPYADELNDLSNDCASTMFSYINLSGKYPPGLFASECREDKLGLVCDASGPGSAQEKSEVNSGVQIEYKLLPVTALLLVLSLLFV, from the exons ATGCTGAATTCAGCTCACACCAAGCTCTATTTCATTCTGCTTCTCTGTCTCTCGCTCTCCGCCTCTCTCTGCGCTTCCACTTTCATTTCAG ATGCTGTATTTGGATCTTCGGTTTTGGGTGAGAGGAGGCTCCTTCAAGCTAAGAAAT CATGCCCTGTGAACTTTGAGTTTCAGAACTACACTATCATCACCAGCAAATGCAAGGGGCCTAAATACCCACCAAGCTTGTGCTGCTCAGCTTTGAAGGAGTTTGCCTGTCCATATGCGGACGAGTTGAATGACTTGTCCAACGACTGTGCTTCAACCATGTTCAGCTATATCAATCTCTCCGGGAAGTATCCACCTGGCCTATTCGCTAGTGAGTGCCGTGAGGACAAGCTTGGCCTCGTGTGCGACGCATCAGGGCCGGGATCTGCACAAGAGAAATCTGAGGTTAACAGTGGAGTTCAGATCGAATACAAGTTGCTGCCTGTGACGGCCCTCCTCCTCGTTCTTTCGCTGCTATTTGTTTGA
- the LOC125224534 gene encoding phosphatidylinositol/phosphatidylcholine transfer protein SFH13-like, protein MSGQDGFDSYDETRESKSDCENSDDERRKSRIGAFRKRAINASNKFTHSLKKRGKRKVHFGLPSISIEDVRDATEESAVCDLRQKLIDMELLPLKHDDYHALLRFLRARDFNIDKTIQMWKEMLQWRKENGADTILEDFKFTELEEVLQCYPQGYHGVDKEGRPIYIERLGRAHPGKLMRITSIERYLKYHVQEFEKVIYEKFPACSVSAKRRICSSTTILDVQGLGIKNFTKTATSLLASMTKIDNSYYPETLHSLYIVNAGTGFKKVLWPAAQKFLDPKTLSKIHVLDPKSSGKLLEAIDPCQLPEFLGGTCSCNTEGGCLRSNKGPWNDPEIQKLMFNAEPALVGHIAKSASDSYIQIRSLKGKCGDISTLESWSDGDDPFSPTKLNSSVNTKLASVHEEGRRSDAHTYSSSSEYFSAVGSDTDDEYGQDNESMYMNSARNKDADAKPSTIKHKMKVVKRGLHYMSRPLVFLLVKLSLLVQKVPIEYSKRRSNVSPPNVLRSDPAPKTNHYIHERAVRREEMVRPCIQRLQRLESLLEELNSKPREFPAEKDQILQQSLDRIKNMECDLEKTKRVLHATVVKQLHIAEFLENMRESEFQKPRFFC, encoded by the exons ATGTCAG GCCAGGATGGATTCGATAGTTATGACGAAACAAGGGAGAGCAAATCAGACTGTGAGAACTCAGATGATGAGAGGAGGAAATCAAGAATTGGGGCTTTCAGGAAAAGGGCTATAAATGCTTCAAACAAGTTCACTCATTCTCTCAAGAAAAGAGGTAAAAGGAAAGTTCACTTTGGCCTGCCTTCCATTTCCATTGAGGATGTACGCGATGCAACAGAGGAGAGTGCCGTCTGTGACTTGCGTCAAAAACTTATCGATATGGAATTGCTGCCACTGAAACATGATGATTACCATGCTTTGTTGAG ATTCCTGAGAGCAAGAGATTTCAACATTGACAAAACCATCCAGATGTGGAAAGAAATGCTTCAGTGGAGGAAAGAGAATGGCGCGGACACCATATTGGAG GACTTCAAATTTACAGAGCTGGAGGAAGTCTTACAATGTTATCCCCAAGGATACCATGGTGTTGACAAAGAAGGCAGACCTATATACATTGAAAGGCTTGGGAGGGCCCACCCTGGCAAACTAATGCGCATCACTTCTATTGAACGGTATTTGAAATATCATGTTCAGGAATTTGAGAAGGTTATATATGAGAAGTTCCCTGCTTGTTCTGTTTCTGCAAAGAGACGAATATGTTCTTCCACCACAATTTTGGATGTACAAGGCCTG GGGATAAAGAATTTCACCAAGACTGCTACCAGTTTACTGGCTTCCATGACAAAGATTGATAATAGTTACTACCCAGAG ACTCTTCACTCTTTGTACATTGTTAATGCTGGAACTGGATTCAAGAAGGTTCTCTGGCCTGCTGCACAGAAGTTTCTGGATCCAAAAACTCTCTCTAAAATCCAT GTTTTGGACCCCAAGTCTTCAGGAAAACTACTGGAAGCCATTGATCCATG TCAATTACCTGAGTTTTTGGGCGGAACATGCTCTTGCAATACTGAGGGAGGTTGCCTAAGATCTAATAAGGGTCCGTGGAATGATCCAGAGATACAAAAG CTTATGTTCAATGCAGAACCAGCTCTTGTCGGGCATATTGCAAAATCAGCAAGTGACTCATATATTCAAATCCGTTCACTGAAG GGTAAATGCGGGGATATCTCTACTCTTGAATCATGGTCTGATGGCGATGATCCTTTTTCTCCAACAAAACTAAATAGCTCCGTGAATACAAAACTGGCTTCTGTTCATGAAGAA GGCAGAAGATCAGATGCACATACCTATAGCAGTTCCAGTGAGTATTTTAGTGCAGTGGGCAGTGATACAGATGATGAGTATGGACAGGATAATGAGTCTATGTATATGAACAGTGCAAGAAATAAAGACGCTGATGCCAAACCAA GTACCATAAAGCATAAGATGAAAGTCGTGAAGAGAGGTTTGCATTATATGTCCAGACCGTTGGTGTTTTTACTGGTCAAGCTTTCACTGTTAGTCCAAAAGGTACCTATCGAATATTCGAAGAGACGGAGCAATGTTAGTCCACCAAACGTACTAAGGAGTGACCCTGCACCAAAAACCAACCATTACATCCACGAGAGAGCTGTGAGAAGAGAGGAGATGGTTCGTCCATGCATACAGCGTCTCCAAAGGCTTGAAAGTTTGCTGGAAGAACTCAACAGCAAACCAAGAGAATTTCCAGCAGAGAAGGACCAAATTCTTCAGCAATCTCTTGATAGAATCAAGAACATGGAGTGCGACCTTGAGAAAACAAAGAGG GTGTTGCACGCGACAGTGGTGAAGCAGCTCCATATAGCAGAGTTTCTGGAGAATATGCGAGAGTCCGAGTTTCAG AAACCGAGGTTTTTCTGTTAA
- the LOC125218396 gene encoding arp2/3 complex-activating protein rickA-like isoform X2, with protein sequence MKKKIVINVPMHSEKAKSKAMKIAVAVEEIISVGEAKPPPPKPPVPPVCPPPPYCPPICCESVYDPPPSICSIM encoded by the exons ATGAAG AAAAAGATAGTGATAAATGTGCCGATGCACAGTGAGAAGGCTAAGTCCAAGGCCATGAAGATTGCTGTGGCTGTTGAAG AAATCATAAGCGTAGGAGAAGCCAAGCCACCGCCTCCCAAACCCCCGGTACCGCCGGTGTGTCCACCGCCGCCGTATTGCCCCCCAATTTGTTGCGAAAGCGTATACGATCCTCCTCCTTCCATTTGCTCCATTATGTga
- the LOC125218396 gene encoding heavy metal-associated isoprenylated plant protein 16-like isoform X1 translates to MKKKIVINVPMHSEKAKSKAMKIAVAVEGVMSVSVGANDKLEVVGEEVDSVCLANCLRKKFCFAEIISVGEAKPPPPKPPVPPVCPPPPYCPPICCESVYDPPPSICSIM, encoded by the exons ATGAAG AAAAAGATAGTGATAAATGTGCCGATGCACAGTGAGAAGGCTAAGTCCAAGGCCATGAAGATTGCTGTGGCTGTTGAAG GAGTGATGTCAGTGAGTGTAGGAGCAAATGATAAGCTAGAGGTGGTGGGAGAAGAGGTGGATTCGGTGTGCTTGGCAAATTGTCTCAGGAAGAAGTTTTGTTTTGCAGAAATCATAAGCGTAGGAGAAGCCAAGCCACCGCCTCCCAAACCCCCGGTACCGCCGGTGTGTCCACCGCCGCCGTATTGCCCCCCAATTTGTTGCGAAAGCGTATACGATCCTCCTCCTTCCATTTGCTCCATTATGTga
- the LOC125219170 gene encoding probable calcium-binding protein CML21 isoform X1: MGAAVAKSSSARGAVPESNLEARILEAMRRREAKGCSIKSFNSIILKFPKIDQSLRKCKATFENFDEDGNGVIDPQELKHCFEKLEISLTDEEINDLFDACDISEAKGIKFNEFIVLLCLVYFLREDPAAHQSKSWKGMPNLDSTFETLVDAFVFLDKNKDGYVSRNEMVDAINETTSGERSSGRIAMRRFEEMDWDKNGMVNFKEFLFAFTRWVGIEDADDNDSDKDAENDSSDNDAENDN, encoded by the exons ATGGGAGCTGCGGTTGCCAAAAGTTCGTCTGCGAGGGGTGCAGTGCCAGAGTCGAATCTCGAGGCCAGAATACTCGAGGCAATGCGTAGACGAGAAGCTAAAGGCTGTAGTATCAAGTCCTTCAATAGCATCATTTTGAAGTTCCCCAAAATTGATCAGAGCTTGAGAAAATGCAAAGCTACATTCGAAAATTTTG ATGAGGATGGGAATGGTGTAATTGATCCACAAGAGCTGAAGCACTGCTTTGAAAAGCTAGAGATCAGTCTCACTGATGAGGAGATTAATGATCTGTTTGATGCGTGCGATATAAGCGAGGCCAAGGGGATCAAGTTTAACGAGTTCATAGTTCTTCTTTGCCTCGTCTACTTTCTCAGGGAAGATCCAGCTGCCCACCAATCT AAGTCGTGGAAGGGGATGCCGAATCTGGATTCTACATTTGAAACACTAGTGGATGCATTTGTGTTTCTGGACAAGAACAAAGATGGgtatgtgagtagaaatgagatGGTTGATGCTATAAATGAAACTACTTCAGGCGAACGATCCTCTGGAAGAATTGCCATGAGGAGATTCG AAGAGATGGACTGGGACAAGAATGGAATGGTTAACTTCAAGGAATTCCTTTTTGCTTTCACTCGTTGGGTCGGCATTGAAGACGCTGATGACAATGACAGCGACAAGGATGCAGAGAACGACAGCAGCGACAATGATGCAGAGAACGATAACTGA
- the LOC125219170 gene encoding probable calcium-binding protein CML21 isoform X2 — protein MGAAVAKSSSARGAVPESNLEARILEAMRRREAKGCSIKSFNSIILKFPKIDQSLRKCKATFENFDEDGNGVIDPQELKHCFEKLEISLTDEEINDLFDACDISEAKGIKFNEFIVLLCLVYFLREDPAAHQSSWKGMPNLDSTFETLVDAFVFLDKNKDGYVSRNEMVDAINETTSGERSSGRIAMRRFEEMDWDKNGMVNFKEFLFAFTRWVGIEDADDNDSDKDAENDSSDNDAENDN, from the exons ATGGGAGCTGCGGTTGCCAAAAGTTCGTCTGCGAGGGGTGCAGTGCCAGAGTCGAATCTCGAGGCCAGAATACTCGAGGCAATGCGTAGACGAGAAGCTAAAGGCTGTAGTATCAAGTCCTTCAATAGCATCATTTTGAAGTTCCCCAAAATTGATCAGAGCTTGAGAAAATGCAAAGCTACATTCGAAAATTTTG ATGAGGATGGGAATGGTGTAATTGATCCACAAGAGCTGAAGCACTGCTTTGAAAAGCTAGAGATCAGTCTCACTGATGAGGAGATTAATGATCTGTTTGATGCGTGCGATATAAGCGAGGCCAAGGGGATCAAGTTTAACGAGTTCATAGTTCTTCTTTGCCTCGTCTACTTTCTCAGGGAAGATCCAGCTGCCCACCAATCT TCGTGGAAGGGGATGCCGAATCTGGATTCTACATTTGAAACACTAGTGGATGCATTTGTGTTTCTGGACAAGAACAAAGATGGgtatgtgagtagaaatgagatGGTTGATGCTATAAATGAAACTACTTCAGGCGAACGATCCTCTGGAAGAATTGCCATGAGGAGATTCG AAGAGATGGACTGGGACAAGAATGGAATGGTTAACTTCAAGGAATTCCTTTTTGCTTTCACTCGTTGGGTCGGCATTGAAGACGCTGATGACAATGACAGCGACAAGGATGCAGAGAACGACAGCAGCGACAATGATGCAGAGAACGATAACTGA
- the LOC125219169 gene encoding KH domain-containing protein At5g56140 isoform X2, with protein sequence MSSGRYMAYSPSPSAPHSPHIAATRTAASAIVEQEKYLTDLLAERNKLNPFMAVLPNCYRMLNQEILRVTTLLGSASVLEQSMLEHASPLASGGIYSNGGANANRWASSPFQSEMSSVMQSSSTPNWLGSQGSSSGLIVKRTIRVDIPVDQYPSYNFVGRLLGPRGNSLKRVEATTECRVLIRGRGSIKDPTREEMMRGKPGYEHLNEPLHILVEAELPVEIIDARLMQSREILEDLLKPMDEAQDYYKKQQLRELALLNGTLRDDVSQMSGSVSPFHNSLGMKRAKTRV encoded by the exons ATGTCGTCCGGGAGGTACATGGCCTACTCGCCCTCCCCCTCCGCCCCCCACTCTCCTCACATCGCCGCCACCCGCACCGCCGCCTCCGCTATCGTCGAGCAAGAGAA GTACCTCACAGACTTGCTGGCAGAACGTAACAAGCTCAATCCTTTTATGGCCGTGCTTCCAAATTGCTACCGGATGCTGAATCAGG AAATATTGCGTGTAACTACACTGTTGGGGAGTGCATCAGTTTTAGAACAAAGTATGCTTGAACATGCTAGCCCCCTGGCTTCAGGAGGAATATATTCAAATGGAGGAGCTAACGCGAACAGATGGGCATCATCACCATTTCAATCAGAA ATGTCTAGTGTAATGCAATCTTCCTCCACACCAAACTGGCTTGGTTCCCAAGGTAGCTCTTCTGGTCTCATAGTCAAGCGAACAATCAGGGTTGATATTCCAGTTGACCAATATCCTAGT tataattttgttggaCGCCTCCTTGGTCCTAGAGGGAATTCTTTGAAGCGAGTTGAAGCAACTACCGAGTGCCGTGTTCTAATCAGAGGGCGTGGCAGTATCAAGGATCCAACAAGG GAGGAGATGATGAGAGGTAAACCAGGATATGAGCACCTCAACGAGCCTCTTCACATACTTGTCGAGGCAGAACTGCCAGTTGAGATCATCGATGCTCGTCTAATGCAGTCACGTGAGATACTAGAAGATTTACTTAAGCCTATG GACGAAGCTCAAGACTACTATAAGAAGCAACAGCTGCGAGAACTGGCACTGCTGAATGGTACTCTTCGGGATGATGTCTCTCAAATGTCTGGCTCTGTATCACCGTTCCATAACAGTCTGGGAATGAAGAGGGCGAAAACCAGGGTGTGA
- the LOC125219169 gene encoding KH domain-containing protein At5g56140 isoform X3: MLLQLLHIIWQLSTIRCCVMISTHRISSSLQGLFLAEILRVTTLLGSASVLEQSMLEHASPLASGGIYSNGGANANRWASSPFQSEMSSVMQSSSTPNWLGSQGSSSGLIVKRTIRVDIPVDQYPSYNFVGRLLGPRGNSLKRVEATTECRVLIRGRGSIKDPTREEMMRGKPGYEHLNEPLHILVEAELPVEIIDARLMQSREILEDLLKPMDEAQDYYKKQQLRELALLNGTLRDDVSQMSGSVSPFHNSLGMKRAKTRV, translated from the exons ATGTTATTGCAGCTTCTGCATATAATTTGGCAGCTCTCAACCATAAG GTGCTGTGTGATGATCTCTACTCATAGGATCAGCTCCTCACTGCAAGGTCTTTTTTTGG CAGAAATATTGCGTGTAACTACACTGTTGGGGAGTGCATCAGTTTTAGAACAAAGTATGCTTGAACATGCTAGCCCCCTGGCTTCAGGAGGAATATATTCAAATGGAGGAGCTAACGCGAACAGATGGGCATCATCACCATTTCAATCAGAA ATGTCTAGTGTAATGCAATCTTCCTCCACACCAAACTGGCTTGGTTCCCAAGGTAGCTCTTCTGGTCTCATAGTCAAGCGAACAATCAGGGTTGATATTCCAGTTGACCAATATCCTAGT tataattttgttggaCGCCTCCTTGGTCCTAGAGGGAATTCTTTGAAGCGAGTTGAAGCAACTACCGAGTGCCGTGTTCTAATCAGAGGGCGTGGCAGTATCAAGGATCCAACAAGG GAGGAGATGATGAGAGGTAAACCAGGATATGAGCACCTCAACGAGCCTCTTCACATACTTGTCGAGGCAGAACTGCCAGTTGAGATCATCGATGCTCGTCTAATGCAGTCACGTGAGATACTAGAAGATTTACTTAAGCCTATG GACGAAGCTCAAGACTACTATAAGAAGCAACAGCTGCGAGAACTGGCACTGCTGAATGGTACTCTTCGGGATGATGTCTCTCAAATGTCTGGCTCTGTATCACCGTTCCATAACAGTCTGGGAATGAAGAGGGCGAAAACCAGGGTGTGA
- the LOC125219169 gene encoding KH domain-containing protein At5g56140 isoform X1 yields MSSGRYMAYSPSPSAPHSPHIAATRTAASAIVEQEKYLTDLLAERNKLNPFMAVLPNCYRMLNQAEILRVTTLLGSASVLEQSMLEHASPLASGGIYSNGGANANRWASSPFQSEMSSVMQSSSTPNWLGSQGSSSGLIVKRTIRVDIPVDQYPSYNFVGRLLGPRGNSLKRVEATTECRVLIRGRGSIKDPTREEMMRGKPGYEHLNEPLHILVEAELPVEIIDARLMQSREILEDLLKPMDEAQDYYKKQQLRELALLNGTLRDDVSQMSGSVSPFHNSLGMKRAKTRV; encoded by the exons ATGTCGTCCGGGAGGTACATGGCCTACTCGCCCTCCCCCTCCGCCCCCCACTCTCCTCACATCGCCGCCACCCGCACCGCCGCCTCCGCTATCGTCGAGCAAGAGAA GTACCTCACAGACTTGCTGGCAGAACGTAACAAGCTCAATCCTTTTATGGCCGTGCTTCCAAATTGCTACCGGATGCTGAATCAGG CAGAAATATTGCGTGTAACTACACTGTTGGGGAGTGCATCAGTTTTAGAACAAAGTATGCTTGAACATGCTAGCCCCCTGGCTTCAGGAGGAATATATTCAAATGGAGGAGCTAACGCGAACAGATGGGCATCATCACCATTTCAATCAGAA ATGTCTAGTGTAATGCAATCTTCCTCCACACCAAACTGGCTTGGTTCCCAAGGTAGCTCTTCTGGTCTCATAGTCAAGCGAACAATCAGGGTTGATATTCCAGTTGACCAATATCCTAGT tataattttgttggaCGCCTCCTTGGTCCTAGAGGGAATTCTTTGAAGCGAGTTGAAGCAACTACCGAGTGCCGTGTTCTAATCAGAGGGCGTGGCAGTATCAAGGATCCAACAAGG GAGGAGATGATGAGAGGTAAACCAGGATATGAGCACCTCAACGAGCCTCTTCACATACTTGTCGAGGCAGAACTGCCAGTTGAGATCATCGATGCTCGTCTAATGCAGTCACGTGAGATACTAGAAGATTTACTTAAGCCTATG GACGAAGCTCAAGACTACTATAAGAAGCAACAGCTGCGAGAACTGGCACTGCTGAATGGTACTCTTCGGGATGATGTCTCTCAAATGTCTGGCTCTGTATCACCGTTCCATAACAGTCTGGGAATGAAGAGGGCGAAAACCAGGGTGTGA
- the LOC125223438 gene encoding uncharacterized protein LOC125223438 has protein sequence MAEGKDAHVVEIPVVDEEQRHRSACTAAMRSHPLAEISRSPGHFLLLKLWQREEDLFGRRMSKKESRMDSIRSEIFHLCTHFFLFHGVFFTILFASSPPPPQERCGEWWFPALLSGSASAAIALMAHCKLWRFWKVEGRLQRERAEARALARCVQELRMKGASFDLSKEPNRGKRLKSSSVEIKWGPLTWCSRYRVTLLLVSFAGLALPSCRFVLCA, from the coding sequence ATGGCGGAAGGTAAAGACGCTCACGTGGTGGAAATTCCGGTGGTGGATGAGGAGCAGCGGCACAGATCGGCTTGTACGGCGGCGATGCGGAGCCATCCGCTGGCGGAGATCTCGCGCAGCCCGGGGCACTTCCTCCTGCTGAAGCTGTGGCAGAGGGAGGAGGATCTGTTCGGGAGGAGGATGTCGAAGAAGGAGTCGCGGATGGACTCGATCCGGAGCGAGATCTTCCACCTCTGCACTCacttcttcctcttccacGGCGTGTTCTTCACGATCCTCTTCgcgtcgtcgccgccgccgccgcaggAGAGGTGCGGCGAGTGGTGGTTTCCGGCGCTGCTGTCGGGGAGCGCGTCGGCGGCGATCGCGCTGATGGCGCACTGCAAGCTGTGGAGGTTCTGGAAGGTGGAGGGGCGGCTGCAGAGGGAGCGGGCGGAGGCGCGTGCGCTGGCGCGGTGCGTGCAGGAGCTGAGGATGAAGGGCGCGAGCTTCGATCTGAGCAAGGAGCCGAACAGGGGGAAGCGGTTGAAGAGCTCCAGCGTGGAGATCAAGTGGGGACCACTCACGTGGTGCTCTCGCTACAGAGTCACGCTGCTCCTCGTCTCCTTCGCTGGATTGGCGCTGCCTTCCTGCAGATTCGTGCTCTGCGcctga